A DNA window from Paenibacillus andongensis contains the following coding sequences:
- a CDS encoding GAF domain-containing protein, which translates to MFTKSSYEGTREHNYALLIQQVEALIHDEPNRIANLANAAALLGQFLSDVNWVGFYLLDETSDKKELVLGPFQGLPACVRIPLGKGVCGTSAERRETVLVPDVHAFPGHIACDAASQSEIVVPILVNNELVGVLDIDSPIKSRFDDIDQQYLEQFVQKLAAAM; encoded by the coding sequence ATGTTTACGAAATCAAGTTATGAGGGAACAAGAGAACATAATTATGCCTTGCTGATTCAGCAAGTTGAAGCTTTGATACATGACGAGCCTAATCGCATTGCAAATCTGGCTAATGCCGCTGCGCTGCTCGGGCAGTTTTTGAGCGATGTGAATTGGGTAGGTTTTTATTTATTGGATGAGACAAGTGACAAGAAGGAGCTCGTGCTGGGGCCGTTCCAAGGACTTCCGGCTTGTGTACGGATTCCACTGGGGAAAGGTGTTTGCGGTACATCTGCTGAACGTCGGGAAACGGTACTTGTTCCAGATGTGCATGCATTTCCAGGTCACATTGCCTGCGATGCGGCATCCCAGTCGGAGATCGTGGTACCGATCCTTGTAAATAATGAGCTCGTCGGAGTGCTGGATATTGATAGCCCTATCAAGAGCCGATTTGATGACATCGATCAGCAGTATTTGGAGCAATTTGTGCAGAAACTTGCAGCTGCTATGTAA
- a CDS encoding methyl-accepting chemotaxis protein: MVQSTKLSANEQMASMTNEKIALSLKSMVGILYSNQADLIINENKEIIQEYQENSKAFLEMVESIHASASTDEERQWAGNIVKQSQLYIEMFDKVVAVYNNQNKYTAQQLKAEYKKVDDETDEAKNQIYELTDKLVLAYDKKYAEAQNKLDHDMSQLVKTLIISSVAVVVIGLILAFTLERLITRPITRAVGFLRRVASGDLTTRLDGKMSKDETGQLIDACNNMVGQLRSLLHEAAVNADAVQHSGGQLGNHARLTIQATSEIAHAIDVVAAGNAAQDQGASESARAMEEMAIGIQRMAESSSTVAAASLDAREDAKRGHATIADSIHQMNRIEQSVQTSTQIIDRVGERSQEIHHIVDVITGIASQTNLLALNASIEAARAGEHGRGFAVVATEVRKLAEQAIQSTSQINDIIKGIQEDALASVTSMQEVKDEVQHGVQLIIQSGDMFGGILQAIANISEQVQDLSSATEEMSAGSQEVSASIAEMAHLAKQSSQQSQTIVSHTKEQLYAMEAIDKSVISLSETAEALQSVVGRFKV; encoded by the coding sequence ATGGTACAATCAACTAAGCTCAGTGCAAATGAACAAATGGCCAGTATGACCAACGAAAAGATTGCCTTATCTTTAAAAAGCATGGTAGGCATTCTCTACAGTAATCAAGCAGATTTGATCATCAACGAAAATAAAGAGATTATTCAGGAATATCAAGAGAACTCGAAGGCATTTCTTGAAATGGTTGAAAGTATACATGCATCGGCCAGCACGGATGAAGAGCGCCAGTGGGCCGGGAATATTGTTAAGCAAAGCCAACTGTACATCGAGATGTTCGATAAGGTGGTAGCGGTCTATAACAATCAAAATAAATATACAGCTCAACAGTTGAAAGCGGAATATAAGAAAGTAGACGATGAAACCGATGAAGCCAAAAATCAAATTTACGAGTTAACAGATAAACTTGTGCTTGCATATGACAAGAAGTACGCAGAAGCGCAAAACAAATTAGATCATGATATGTCGCAATTGGTGAAGACTTTGATTATTTCTAGCGTAGCTGTTGTTGTGATTGGATTAATTCTAGCTTTTACATTAGAGCGGTTGATCACGAGGCCTATTACGAGAGCAGTAGGTTTCTTGCGTCGCGTTGCAAGTGGCGACCTTACCACGCGTCTGGATGGGAAGATGAGTAAGGATGAAACTGGGCAATTAATTGATGCTTGTAATAATATGGTGGGTCAACTTCGCTCCCTTCTGCATGAAGCCGCCGTGAATGCGGACGCGGTTCAACATTCTGGGGGTCAGCTGGGGAACCACGCAAGGCTTACCATACAAGCAACGAGTGAAATCGCTCATGCAATTGATGTAGTCGCTGCGGGAAATGCGGCACAGGATCAAGGTGCATCTGAAAGCGCAAGAGCCATGGAAGAGATGGCCATAGGGATTCAGCGTATGGCAGAATCCTCATCTACAGTAGCGGCAGCCTCCTTAGATGCTAGGGAAGATGCGAAGCGAGGTCATGCGACCATTGCAGATTCCATCCACCAAATGAATCGGATTGAGCAATCCGTGCAAACCTCTACGCAAATTATTGATCGAGTAGGGGAAAGATCGCAGGAAATCCATCATATTGTGGATGTCATCACAGGGATCGCTTCACAAACGAATCTACTAGCGCTTAACGCATCGATTGAAGCCGCAAGAGCAGGGGAGCATGGCAGAGGCTTTGCTGTCGTGGCTACGGAAGTAAGGAAGTTAGCTGAGCAAGCGATCCAGTCTACTTCGCAAATCAATGATATTATTAAAGGAATACAAGAAGATGCCTTGGCTTCTGTGACTTCCATGCAGGAGGTGAAGGATGAGGTGCAGCACGGTGTGCAGCTAATCATACAGTCAGGTGACATGTTTGGAGGGATTCTTCAAGCCATCGCCAATATCTCTGAACAGGTGCAGGATCTTTCCTCTGCCACAGAAGAAATGTCCGCTGGATCTCAGGAAGTGTCTGCTTCCATTGCGGAGATGGCTCATCTAGCTAAGCAATCATCGCAGCAATCCCAAACCATTGTGTCTCATACGAAAGAGCAATTGTACGCGATGGAAGCCATTGATAAATCGGTCATTAGTCTTAGCGAAACGGCGGAAGCCTTACAAAGTGTTGTTGGACGGTTTAAAGTGTAG
- a CDS encoding S-layer homology domain-containing protein, which produces MTIGVVQGKSEAAGMTDIRGHWAEQTINQMVQQGLLDGFPDGTFRPDDTVTADQFVKIVLLAFTDKYPNGERKWKSSFLQTLSASNQSILQQDYRDFTFKPNTVGYWAKPYLDLASDLHFISKGQFSDYKAMLKREDVAEILYYLLKETEYLEDEVYSLKAASQFGDLHSATARQQKFIGEAMTKGIMEGYPNGYFGVGRTVTRAEALQIIARLQTKSKRISVKSGSEAFIKVVPTKDGSYKKLVFPDQRMLQAYDVMEEAGKLRGANYDLEETTLRLFRDAEAKGLVMSGATADVRNSNEVSLWLDPQFITYGVTVHLENGALARNTESIRKFTDFLFGYDADIFYRQFTDACERAATKGILETTTKQIGSYSVETRLEADGKTIIFSIIHS; this is translated from the coding sequence ATGACAATAGGTGTCGTACAAGGGAAGAGTGAAGCGGCCGGTATGACGGACATTCGAGGCCATTGGGCGGAGCAGACGATTAATCAGATGGTGCAGCAGGGGTTGCTGGATGGCTTTCCTGATGGGACTTTTCGGCCAGATGATACTGTGACTGCGGACCAATTTGTGAAAATCGTGCTGCTCGCTTTTACAGATAAATATCCGAACGGCGAACGCAAATGGAAATCGAGCTTTTTGCAAACGCTAAGCGCGAGCAACCAAAGCATTTTGCAGCAGGATTATCGGGATTTCACATTCAAACCGAACACAGTCGGATATTGGGCCAAGCCTTATTTGGATTTGGCTAGTGATCTTCATTTTATAAGTAAAGGTCAGTTCAGTGACTATAAAGCGATGCTAAAACGCGAAGATGTGGCCGAAATTCTCTACTATTTACTCAAGGAAACCGAGTATTTGGAAGATGAAGTGTACAGTCTCAAAGCAGCTTCCCAATTCGGTGATCTTCATAGTGCGACGGCCAGACAGCAGAAATTTATCGGCGAGGCCATGACAAAGGGAATCATGGAAGGCTACCCGAACGGTTACTTCGGCGTTGGACGAACGGTTACCCGGGCTGAAGCGCTGCAAATCATTGCTCGTTTGCAGACGAAGTCGAAGCGCATCAGTGTGAAAAGCGGAAGTGAAGCGTTCATCAAAGTCGTACCTACGAAGGATGGCAGTTACAAGAAGCTGGTATTTCCCGATCAGCGAATGCTGCAAGCCTACGATGTGATGGAGGAAGCGGGCAAGCTGCGAGGAGCGAATTACGACCTTGAAGAAACAACGCTGCGCTTATTCCGAGATGCCGAGGCCAAGGGGCTGGTGATGAGCGGTGCGACCGCCGATGTGCGCAACAGCAATGAAGTATCCTTATGGTTAGATCCTCAATTTATAACCTATGGCGTGACTGTGCACTTAGAAAACGGGGCACTTGCTCGTAATACGGAGAGCATCCGGAAATTCACGGATTTCCTTTTTGGCTATGACGCAGACATTTTCTATCGCCAGTTTACTGACGCTTGTGAACGCGCAGCGACTAAAGGTATTCTTGAAACCACAACGAAACAAATCGGCAGCTACTCTGTTGAAACTCGGTTAGAAGCGGATGGGAAAACGATTATTTTTTCAATTATTCATTCCTAA
- a CDS encoding PilZ domain-containing protein has translation MSQANKRSSFRLNLQIPLSALFKIIGIKNKAADTKHSKIMIRDISSGGIRIHTPLNLPIDMNLLLEFTFHLFHQEIKVLGVLTRKTMLKPTLYEYGIEFSIADPIMEQQLTSHLILLGARLKHTNMLASCSFCSDEDMEDIFSTTYEIT, from the coding sequence ATGTCACAAGCAAATAAGCGCTCCAGCTTCCGTCTCAATCTTCAAATTCCTTTATCCGCCTTGTTCAAAATCATTGGTATCAAAAACAAGGCAGCCGACACCAAACATTCTAAGATTATGATAAGAGATATAAGTTCAGGCGGTATACGTATACACACCCCATTGAATCTGCCTATCGATATGAATTTACTGCTGGAATTCACTTTTCATCTTTTTCATCAAGAGATCAAAGTATTGGGCGTCCTCACACGAAAAACGATGCTGAAGCCAACCCTCTATGAATACGGGATCGAATTCAGCATCGCAGATCCAATCATGGAGCAGCAGCTCACCAGTCATCTGATCTTATTAGGTGCTCGTTTAAAACATACCAACATGCTAGCTAGCTGCAGCTTCTGTTCCGATGAGGATATGGAGGATATTTTCTCTACCACCTATGAGATTACATAG